A segment of the Leptidea sinapis chromosome 21, ilLepSina1.1, whole genome shotgun sequence genome:
aaaaaagtggctgtgacatacacggataGACAGACCGACCGACAGATCTATAAGGGTTTCATTTTtttccatttggctacggaaccctaaaaacataAAAGCGTACCACGCTTAGtatagtttttttaaagtaaaactaaATTAACAATATGACAGGTGTCTGACAAACTACGTCgactaaacaaaaaaatttgggCTTTCTGtcaatactaaattaaattaaaaaaattaaatgcgtGAAACATTCTTAGAATGATAAATTTCATATGTGAATGATACTGAGTCATCACGCTCAGCTATAtaacgtttatatatataattatttattcacctCACCTTGAAGAAGTTACCTTGTGTCGTGTGCTCTTAGCCGCGTATCGTTATTTGCTAACTGAGACGAacccaatataatatttaaacccCAAAAATACGATAATCTGCTGTTTACATCCAACGTCACAAAACTAGTTAACTAGTAGTTAACGTTaccaaataattacttttttaaaacCAGATCCAATtatatagaaattaatttattacaaaacgttaaaaaattgtttttggttaaataaattaatacagtATAGGTAATAGTAATAACAAGTTGCATTATAATACCAacatacttttaatataaatatttttattcaagattaTCCAATTAAACTATTAATCAATTCAACTTCACATGAGCTAGGTAccaattaagaaaataaaaaagtgtgcgAATACATatgtgcacgcaagaagttatacttcttttgcgtaacaaaacaaatccttaaaattatttattcgtcgtgctattctacgtttgtagaaagaacaatattgtaaaaagcttgaaataaattattgaatattaacgaatacggctgtattggcttgaaccctttgcctgtcctataaatggacgaagaaaccaaaaaaaatatttaatatcgcaaacgtcagaaaatttctgaaaacttttattttttgatgtcGCTGTGCGCGCGCAACGTAATAATCAATgaagtttatcttcaataacatcaaaaaggtacaAACGTCactatgttttgcttttatgtcaatgtaatgttgcagttataaacctatttaaatatcatGTAAATATTCTTATGTTGTATTTTGGTTTTGGTTTGGTCagcttgttaccaatgctctaaaatctaaataaataaaacaaacaatctatgtaatttgtcagaaatgtgtctaatttcaataattgttaattctCAATGTTTAAACGACGtattttaataaccaacttcaccctgttttttttgtgttacagtgttACAGTacacgcatcttaaaatttcactcttataattttttcataacgcgcctaaagaagtatatctTCAAAAACGAGGGAAAGAAAGATTTGTAACATGAGGGCAGGTGCGTTCTACCTTAGCGTGGGTTTCTGGATGGTCAGGATCAAAAACTATTCAGGTTCAAATATTTCCCATAGAGATTTATTGAAAACGAGGTTTGTTCCAATAATGGCAGGAGACACTAGTAGATATCTTATTACACCACCATATTCCTCTCGTGTCAACGGAAGCCGGTCACCTGATGCCAGTTTATCAGTTTATAATCAATggaaacattataattaaatgttagCACGCCGCGGCCGTGTCAAAACAACAATTTGTACGCATTAGGTATAAACAATAATTCACAGATTGTAGCCGAGGCCACACAAtggtttgattgtttgtttgttcacACTAATCTCAGACACAGCGGATTTGAACAAACAACGTGGTTTTGACTGATGCACGACATAATAATTGTCTCcccataaaatttagttttcattCCAGATtggatttggaatatttttaagCAGACGCtaagaaacttaaaaaaaaattataatttaaataaaacaaaaagattAAAAAAGTGAATTAGgagaaaaaaaagcccgctgagtttcttgcgcccgttcttctcagttcaTGAGGCATACATACCTTTTCGAATGAATGGGAGAACGTTTTGACCTTCAATATTTCATGTTATCTATattctattttgtataaaaatatttgaatttgaaaaaccaGCGATATCCACACGGAAAATGTTGCGGACGTCATATGAAGTCAAAGtgaaaaactaattaatttatctatcgagatcaatgacgttcttatgtTATTGATCGAGTTCCATAAAATATGACGACACACGAATACCTAtcaaaattttgaagttttacaATCTCTCACTgtttcggaaaatttaagcttAAATGAAAAGAATTGGTAAGAGactcatttaaataatcaaatCGATAATGTACAATATATGTACCTAGTTACTGAAATATAATTACCAAAATACACCATAAAAATTGGGTAAGAATAGATacagtcaaaaaaattaactcAAAAAGTTACTAGAgttccaaataaaatataataaaatgcctTGTAAAATATACTACAAGTTAAAAATTAGGGTTAAAAGTATTAGAGATCAAAAGCAACTTTTAGTGTTTTCGTGTGCAGTCAGATTATCACGGTACAGTACTAGTAACATCCAGTCAAGACTATCAAGATACAGTACTAGTAACATCCAGTCAAGACTATCAAGGTACAGTACAGTATTAGTAACATCCAGTCAAGACTATCAAGGTACAGTACAGTACTAGTAACATCCAGTCAAGACTCAAGGTACAGTATAGTACAAGTAACAACAGGGATCCTGTTGCTGTTTAAATGTTAGCCAGACGTTTTAGAATAGCTAACAGAAGAAGTAGTTTTAGAAGTAATCTGAAGACATTTCAGAAATTTGACCATTAGTGGTATTGTTAATTTGATCTCTCTGATGCTTTTCCAAGGATAAAACTCACAGAGGCGTCACTGAAACAGAACAACATTTATGAATAGATAGACGATAGGATCTTAAGTACCGTATCATAACCACACACCCTTCACTGCTAAAAAGTATTCAATATTTGCTTCATTGGATGTTTCCGCTAATCGTAATATGCTGTATCATGACTGAGTATTCTTCCACCTCAGGTCTCTGCCAGAAGTTGCTGGACTCCACCAACTGCACAGAACACGAAGGAGAACTATTCTGCAAAGTTTGCCACGCGCGTAAATTCGGACCTAAAGGATACGGTTTCGGCGGTGGTGCCGGATGCCTGTCAATGGACGCCGGCGACCACCTGAAGGGCGAGAACGCGTAAGTTGATAACTACTTAACACTCCCGCCGCCCGCGCACTGAGGGTCTTTCCTTATCTACACCGAGGTCGCT
Coding sequences within it:
- the LOC126970560 gene encoding muscle LIM protein 1-like isoform X5 is translated as MPFKPADNPKCPKCGKSVYAAEERVAGGLKWHKMCFKCGLCQKLLDSTNCTEHEGELFCKVCHARKFGPKGYGFGGGAGCLSMDAGDHLKGENAN